In Labrus mixtus chromosome 3, fLabMix1.1, whole genome shotgun sequence, a single window of DNA contains:
- the s1pr3a gene encoding sphingosine 1-phosphate receptor 3a, which translates to MGNALEEGMNTVIVSHYNQSGKWDRPRSSGACKMAVLLFICVLIVLENVTVLLALWRNKRFHSRMYFLIGNLALSDLLAGVAYVVNIFTSGRNTFFLTPVQWLAREGSMFVALSASTFSLLAIGIERHMTMVRLRPCETARRGRLLGLLAACWLVSVLLSALPSLGWNCLNSRASCSTVLPLYAKSYVAFCISVFSALLVAIIILYIRIYRLVTSSGRRVSSRPSERSLALLRTVVIVLGVFVMCWTPLFLLLLLDVGCSPDKCPVLYQVDWFIALAVLNSALNPLIYTLSSREMRAAFFRLLCCCQTSMDSTGTPAMGNPHLGTIIPTAENSKTSLGGGGSGAGKSTLGRGKSLPPVNSDNKHVDPSATAVSHPSGPADLLSAVLVKAGALPPLSKF; encoded by the coding sequence ATGGGGAACGCATTAGAGGAGGGGATGAACACAGTCATCGTAAGCCACTACAACCAGTCGGGGAAGTGGGACCGGCCTCGCAGCAGCGGGGCCTGTAAGATGGCTGTGCTGCTCTTCATCTGCGTGCTGATTGTTCTGGAGAACGTGACAGTGCTGCTTGCTCTCTGGAGGAACAAGCGCTTCCACAGCCGCATGTACTTCCTGATAGGAAACCTGGCACTGTCAGACCTGTTGGCTGGTGTGGCCTACGTGGTAAACATTTTTACTTCAGGCAGAAACACCTTCTTCCTGACACCAGTGCAGTGGTTGGCCAGAGAGGGCAGCATGTTCGTGGCCCTCAGTGCATCCACATTCAGTCTTCTTGCTATTGGGATAGAGAGGCACATGACAATGGTGCGTTTGCGCCCATGTGAGACAGCAAGACGAGGGAGACTTTTAGGACTTCTTGCAGCCTGCTGGCTTGTGTCAGTGTTGCTCAGTGCTCTGCCCAGCCTGGGCTGGAACTGCCTCAACAGCCGGGCCTCCTGCTCCACGGTTCTGCCACTCTACGCTAAGAGCTACGTGGCTTTCTGCATCAGTGTGTTCAGCGCCCTCCTGGTGGCCATCATCATCCTCTACATCAGGATCTATCGACTTGTGACCTCCAGCGGCCGCAGGGTGAGCAGCCGGCCTTCAGAGCGCTCGCTGGCCCTGCTGAGGACTGTAGTTATCGTTCTTGGAGTGTTTGTCATGTGCTGGACCCCactcttcctcctgctgctgctggatgttGGGTGTAGTCCAGATAAATGCCCTGTGCTCTACCAGGTGGACTGGTTCATCGCCCTGGCTGTGCTAAACTCGGCCCTCAACCCGCTCATTTATACTCTGTCCAGCAGGGAGATGAGGGCGGCGTTCTTCaggctgctgtgctgctgtcagACCAGCATGGACTCCACTGGGACTCCGGCGATGGGAAACCCACACCTGGGCACCATCATTCCCACAGCGGAGAACAGCAAGACCAGCTTGGGTGGAGGTGGCAGTGGAGCGGGAAAATCCACGCTGGGTAGAGGGAAGAGTCTTCCACCTGTGAACTCTGACAACAAGCATGTAGATCCTTCTGCCACTGCCGTGTCCCATCCTTCAGGACCTGCAGACCTGCTATCAGCTGTGCTGGTGAAAGCAGGGGCTCTACCGCCTCTCAGTAAGTTCTGA